The Brassica napus cultivar Da-Ae chromosome C7, Da-Ae, whole genome shotgun sequence genome has a segment encoding these proteins:
- the LOC106348727 gene encoding UMP-CMP kinase 3 isoform X2 has protein sequence MGSTVDAANKGVNGTASAKKPTVIFVLGGPGSGKGTQCAYIVEHYGYTHLSAGDLLRAEIKSGSENGTMIQNMIKEGKIVPSEVTIKLLQKAIQENGNDKFLIDGFPRNEENRAAFEKVTEIEPKFVLFFDCPEEEMERRLLGRNQGREDDNIETIRKRFKVFLESSLPVIQYYEAKGKVRKIHAAKPIEDVFQEVKAVFTPEAEKVEA, from the exons ATGGGATCCACTGTTGATGCTGCAAACAAG GGTGTTAATGGAACCGCAAGTGCCAAGAAACCCACAGTTATATTTGTCCTTG GTGGTCCTGGAAGTGGGAAAGGTACACAGTGTGCCTACATCGTTGAGCATTATGGCTACACGCATCTGAGTGCTGGAGACCTTCTTAGGGCTGAAATTAAATCTGGCTCTGAAAATGG AACTATGATCCAGAATATGATTAAAGAAGGGAAGATTGTGCCTTCTGAGGTTACAATCAAGCTGCTGCAGAAAGCAATTCAGGAAAACGGGAATGACAAGTTCCTCATTGATGGTTTCCCTCGCAATGAGGAAAACCGAGCGGCATTTGAGAAAGTT ACTGAGATTGAACCCAAGTTTGTCTTGTTCTTTGATTGTCCTGAGGAAGAGATGGAGAGGCGCCTATTAGGCCGAAACCAG GGGAGAGAGGATGACAATATCGAGACTATAAGGAAGCGTTTCAAGGTGTTTCTTGAATCTAGCCTACCTGTGATTCAGTACTACGAAGCTAAGGGGAAAGTTAGAAag ATTCATGCCGCAAAGCCCATAGAAGATGTGTTTCAGGAGGTGAAGGCAGTCTTTACTCCTGAAGCTGAGAAG GTTGAAGCCTAA
- the LOC106348728 gene encoding sugar transport protein 13-like isoform X1, whose product MAAGFSTASAKGVDFEAKITPIVIISSIMAATGGLMFGYEVGVSGGVTAMPEFLKKFFPVVYGRVEVGADKNNYYCKYDNQGLQIFTSSLYLAGLTATFFASYTTRTLGRRPTMLIAGVFYIIGVVLNAAAQDLAMLITGRILLGCGVGFANQAVPLFLSEIAPTRIRGGLNILFQLNVTIGILFANLVNYGTAKIKGESGWRLSLGLAGIPALLLTVGALLVTETPNGLVERGRLNEGKAVLRQIRGTVNVEPEFADLLEASSLAKEVKHPFRNLLQRRNRPHILIAVALQIFQQCTGINAIMFYAPVLFSTLGFGSDASLYSAVLTGAVNVPSTLVSIYLVDKVGRRVLLLGAGLQMFFSQLVIAIVLGIKVTDHSNNLSKGFAVLVVVMICTYVAAFAWSWGPLGWLIPSEVFPLETRSAGQSVTVCVNLLFTFIIAQAFLLMLCHFKFGIFIFFSSWVLVMTLFVMFLLPETKNIPIEEMRERVWKKHWFWTRFMVMGDQSCNRQEE is encoded by the exons ATGGCCGCAGGATTTTCGACGGCTTCGGCAAAGGGAGTGGATTTTGAGGCAAAGATTACTCCTATAGTCATAATATCTTCCATCATGGCTGCTACCGGCGGCCTCATGTTTGGCTACGAAGTTGGTGTCTCTg GTGGAGTGACAGCGATGCCGGAATTTCTGAAAAAGTTTTTCCCGGTGGTCTACGGGAGAGTAGAAGTCGGCGCCGACAAAAACAACTACTACTGCAAATACGACAACCAAGGACTACAAATCTTCACATCATCTCTATACTTAGCGGGTCTAACCGCAACGTTCTTCGCTTCATACACGACGAGAACACTTGGACGAAGGCCAACCATGCTCATAGCTGGCGTGTTCTACATCATCGGTGTGGTTCTCAATGCTGCGGCACAAGACCTAGCCATGCTTATTACAGGCCGGATATTGCTTGGTTGTGGAGTTGGGTTCGCTAACCAAGCCGTGCCGTTGTTCTTGTCGGAGATTGCACCTACTAGGATCAGAGGTGGTCTTAATATTCTCTTTCAGCTTAACGTCACTATTGGTATCCTCTTCGCAAATCTTGTCAACTATGGCACCGCTAA AATCAAAGGAGAATCTGGATGGAGGCTGTCACTTGGTTTGGCCGGAATCCCGGCGCTTCTACTGACGGTGGGAGCTTTATTGGTGACGGAGACACCGAACGGTCTCGTTGAAAGAGGCCGTCTCAATGAAGGCAAAGCCGTTCTCCGTCAGATTCGAGGCACCGTTAATGTCGAACCAGAGTTCGCTGATCTTCTTGAAGCTAGCAGCCTTGCCAAAGAAGTCAAACACCCTTTCAGAAACCTTCTTCAACGCCGGAACCGGCCTCATATCCTCATCGCCGTTGCCTTGCAG ATATTCCAGCAATGCACTGGAATCAACGCCATTATGTTCTATGCTCCTGTTCTTTTCAGCACTTTAGGCTTTGGCAGTGACGCGTCTCTCTACTCTGCAGTGCTCACCGGTGCAGTCAACGTCCCCTCCACTCTAGTGTCTATCTACTTAGTTGATAAAGTCGGTCGTcgtgttcttcttcttggagCTGGTCTCCAAATGTTCTTTTCTCAACTCGTGATCGCCATTGTCCTCGGTATCAAAGTCACAGACCACTCTAATAACCTTTCCAAAGGGTTTGCGGTTCTTGTCGTGGTGATGATTTGCACCTACGTAGCTGCTTTCGCCTGGTCTTGGGGACCGCTCGGTTGGCTAATCCCTAGTGAGGTTTTCCCTCTTGAGACACGTTCCGCGGGACAGAGTGTGACGGTGTGCGTCAACTTGCTGTTCACTTTCATTATAGCTCAGGCTTTCCTCTTGATGCTGTGTCATTTCAAGTTTGGGAtattcatcttcttttcttcgTGGGTCTTGGTCATGACTCTGTTTGTGATGTTCCTCCTTCCTGAAACTAAGAACATACCTATCGAGGAGATGAGGGAGAGAGTGTGGAAGAAGCACTGGTTCTGGACTAGGTTCATGGTCATGGGTGATCAAAGTTGTAACCGGCAAGAAGAGTAA
- the LOC106348727 gene encoding UMP-CMP kinase 3 isoform X1, whose protein sequence is MGSTVDAANKGVNGTASAKKPTVIFVLGGPGSGKGTQCAYIVEHYGYTHLSAGDLLRAEIKSGSENGTMIQNMIKEGKIVPSEVTIKLLQKAIQENGNDKFLIDGFPRNEENRAAFEKVTEIEPKFVLFFDCPEEEMERRLLGRNQGREDDNIETIRKRFKVFLESSLPVIQYYEAKGKVRKIHAAKPIEDVFQEVKAVFTPEAEKVKNNTCVIL, encoded by the exons ATGGGATCCACTGTTGATGCTGCAAACAAG GGTGTTAATGGAACCGCAAGTGCCAAGAAACCCACAGTTATATTTGTCCTTG GTGGTCCTGGAAGTGGGAAAGGTACACAGTGTGCCTACATCGTTGAGCATTATGGCTACACGCATCTGAGTGCTGGAGACCTTCTTAGGGCTGAAATTAAATCTGGCTCTGAAAATGG AACTATGATCCAGAATATGATTAAAGAAGGGAAGATTGTGCCTTCTGAGGTTACAATCAAGCTGCTGCAGAAAGCAATTCAGGAAAACGGGAATGACAAGTTCCTCATTGATGGTTTCCCTCGCAATGAGGAAAACCGAGCGGCATTTGAGAAAGTT ACTGAGATTGAACCCAAGTTTGTCTTGTTCTTTGATTGTCCTGAGGAAGAGATGGAGAGGCGCCTATTAGGCCGAAACCAG GGGAGAGAGGATGACAATATCGAGACTATAAGGAAGCGTTTCAAGGTGTTTCTTGAATCTAGCCTACCTGTGATTCAGTACTACGAAGCTAAGGGGAAAGTTAGAAag ATTCATGCCGCAAAGCCCATAGAAGATGTGTTTCAGGAGGTGAAGGCAGTCTTTACTCCTGAAGCTGAGAAGGTAAAAAACAATACTTGTGTGATTCTTTAA
- the LOC125590638 gene encoding uncharacterized protein LOC125590638 translates to MSKIVNLDFSALKSNGDNYLEWPLDAKIMLRSKDLGDTITEDKNSSDKDKYRAIYMIRHHLQENLKTQYMTIENPYDIWIALQRRYDHQKTVLLPKAQYDWKHIRFLDYKSVDEYNSVLFRIVSLLRLCGEKVTEEEMLNKTLSTFPQTNMVLQQQYRERNFATYTELIECLLLAEANNELLLKNSEMRPPGTAPLPDISKLAIEPKKESNLVQHNDHPGPNRGRSQGRGRGSFKAHGRGRGRGTTPGFSRGRGRGRSVSFKPQIKADRCHRCGMGNHWAKNCRTPKHLCELYMESLKRNPEANMVRDPGYDDDDDDDLEDVQDHQHESDKVDHMEFETSDILK, encoded by the coding sequence atGTCAAAGATTGTGAATCTTGATTTCAGTGCTTTGAAAAGCAATGGTGACAACTACCTGGAATGGCCGCTTGATGCAAAGATCATGCTGCGATCAAAAGATCTTGGTGACACAATCACCGAAGACAAAAATTCCAGTGACAAAGACAAGTATAGAGCTATCTACATGATACGCCACCATCTCCAAGAGAACTTGAAAACTCAGTACATGACCATAGAAAATCCATATGACATTTGGATCGCTTTACAGCGAAGATATgaccaccagaaaacggtgttgcttccaaaggctcaATATGATTGGAAACACATAAGGTTCTTGGACTACAAATCAGTAGACGAGTACAACTCAGTCCTGTTCAGAATTGTGTCCTTGTTAAGGTTATGTGGTGAAAAAGTAACCGAGGAAGAGATGCTTAATAAAACTCTCTCCACGTTTCCTCAAACCAACATGGTATTGCAACAGCAGTACAGAGAGAGGAATTTCGCCACATATACTGAGTTGATAGAATGTCTCTTGTTGGCTGAAGCTAACAACGAACTGTTATTgaaaaacagtgagatgagacctcctGGTACAGCTCCATTACCCGACATCTCTAAGCTGGCTATAGAGCCAAAGAAAGAGAGTAACCTTGTCCAACACAATGACCATCCCGGTCCAAACCGTGGAAGAAGTCAAGGACGAGGTCGTGGTTCTTTTAAAGCACACGGGCGAGGACGTGGTCGCGGTACCACACCCGGCTTTAGCCGTGGTCGTGGCCGAGGCCGTAGTGTGTCTTTTAAACCACAGATCAAAGCTGATCGATGCCACAGATGTGGTATGGGTAATCATTGGGCAAAGAATTGCCGAACTCCTAAGCATTTGTGTGAGCTTTACATGGAGAGCTTAAAAAGAAACCCGGAAGCTAACATGGTTCGAGACCCGggatatgatgatgatgatgatgatgacttggAAGACGTCCAGGATCACCAGCACGAGTCAGACAAAGTTGATCACATGGAGTTTGAAACTTCAGACATACTGAAATAA
- the LOC106348728 gene encoding sugar transport protein 13-like isoform X2, translating into MAATGGLMFGYEVGVSGGVTAMPEFLKKFFPVVYGRVEVGADKNNYYCKYDNQGLQIFTSSLYLAGLTATFFASYTTRTLGRRPTMLIAGVFYIIGVVLNAAAQDLAMLITGRILLGCGVGFANQAVPLFLSEIAPTRIRGGLNILFQLNVTIGILFANLVNYGTAKIKGESGWRLSLGLAGIPALLLTVGALLVTETPNGLVERGRLNEGKAVLRQIRGTVNVEPEFADLLEASSLAKEVKHPFRNLLQRRNRPHILIAVALQIFQQCTGINAIMFYAPVLFSTLGFGSDASLYSAVLTGAVNVPSTLVSIYLVDKVGRRVLLLGAGLQMFFSQLVIAIVLGIKVTDHSNNLSKGFAVLVVVMICTYVAAFAWSWGPLGWLIPSEVFPLETRSAGQSVTVCVNLLFTFIIAQAFLLMLCHFKFGIFIFFSSWVLVMTLFVMFLLPETKNIPIEEMRERVWKKHWFWTRFMVMGDQSCNRQEE; encoded by the exons ATGGCTGCTACCGGCGGCCTCATGTTTGGCTACGAAGTTGGTGTCTCTg GTGGAGTGACAGCGATGCCGGAATTTCTGAAAAAGTTTTTCCCGGTGGTCTACGGGAGAGTAGAAGTCGGCGCCGACAAAAACAACTACTACTGCAAATACGACAACCAAGGACTACAAATCTTCACATCATCTCTATACTTAGCGGGTCTAACCGCAACGTTCTTCGCTTCATACACGACGAGAACACTTGGACGAAGGCCAACCATGCTCATAGCTGGCGTGTTCTACATCATCGGTGTGGTTCTCAATGCTGCGGCACAAGACCTAGCCATGCTTATTACAGGCCGGATATTGCTTGGTTGTGGAGTTGGGTTCGCTAACCAAGCCGTGCCGTTGTTCTTGTCGGAGATTGCACCTACTAGGATCAGAGGTGGTCTTAATATTCTCTTTCAGCTTAACGTCACTATTGGTATCCTCTTCGCAAATCTTGTCAACTATGGCACCGCTAA AATCAAAGGAGAATCTGGATGGAGGCTGTCACTTGGTTTGGCCGGAATCCCGGCGCTTCTACTGACGGTGGGAGCTTTATTGGTGACGGAGACACCGAACGGTCTCGTTGAAAGAGGCCGTCTCAATGAAGGCAAAGCCGTTCTCCGTCAGATTCGAGGCACCGTTAATGTCGAACCAGAGTTCGCTGATCTTCTTGAAGCTAGCAGCCTTGCCAAAGAAGTCAAACACCCTTTCAGAAACCTTCTTCAACGCCGGAACCGGCCTCATATCCTCATCGCCGTTGCCTTGCAG ATATTCCAGCAATGCACTGGAATCAACGCCATTATGTTCTATGCTCCTGTTCTTTTCAGCACTTTAGGCTTTGGCAGTGACGCGTCTCTCTACTCTGCAGTGCTCACCGGTGCAGTCAACGTCCCCTCCACTCTAGTGTCTATCTACTTAGTTGATAAAGTCGGTCGTcgtgttcttcttcttggagCTGGTCTCCAAATGTTCTTTTCTCAACTCGTGATCGCCATTGTCCTCGGTATCAAAGTCACAGACCACTCTAATAACCTTTCCAAAGGGTTTGCGGTTCTTGTCGTGGTGATGATTTGCACCTACGTAGCTGCTTTCGCCTGGTCTTGGGGACCGCTCGGTTGGCTAATCCCTAGTGAGGTTTTCCCTCTTGAGACACGTTCCGCGGGACAGAGTGTGACGGTGTGCGTCAACTTGCTGTTCACTTTCATTATAGCTCAGGCTTTCCTCTTGATGCTGTGTCATTTCAAGTTTGGGAtattcatcttcttttcttcgTGGGTCTTGGTCATGACTCTGTTTGTGATGTTCCTCCTTCCTGAAACTAAGAACATACCTATCGAGGAGATGAGGGAGAGAGTGTGGAAGAAGCACTGGTTCTGGACTAGGTTCATGGTCATGGGTGATCAAAGTTGTAACCGGCAAGAAGAGTAA